The following DNA comes from Funiculus sociatus GB2-C1.
TGCAAGAAAGTCCAAAATCGGTTGTCGATGAAGCATGGCAAATTGTCAACCGGGAATATGTTGATGGCACCTTTAATCAGGTGGATTGGCAAGCGACCCGACAAGACCTGCTATCCAAAAACTACGCTACCCGCGAAGAAGCCTACAAGGCTATCCGGGTGGCGCTGGAAAAATTAGAGGATCCTTACACTCGTTTTCTTGATCCCAAACAGTATCAAGCATTGACTAGCCAAACTTCTGGAGAACTGTCTGGCGTAGGTTTGAAGCTGGAACTGGACGAAAAAACCAAGGATCTGACCGTTGTGGAACCGATTGAGAATTCCCCAGCTCTCAAAGCGGGTATCAAGCCGGGAGATAAGATTTTGGCAATTAATGGCAAAACCACAAAGGGGATGAGTGTGGAAGCTGCCGCTAACTTGATCCGGGGCGAAGTTGGGACGAAAGTCACCCTGAAGATATCCAGCGAAGGCAGGGATAAGGATGTGGCATTGACTAGGGCGCAGATTGAACTGGCTGCTGTCCGTTCTTCGGTCAAGCAGGAAGGTAAAATCCGCGTCGGCTATATCCGCTTGAATGAGTTTAGCGCCCACGCCGCAGAACAAATGCGTCGCTCGATTAAGACTCTCAATAACGACAAGGTGGATGCTTTTGTATTGGATTTGCGGGGTAATCCGGGTGGGTTACTGCACTCCAGCGTAGAAATTGCCCAGATGTGGATGGATAAAGGTGCCATCGTCCGGACAGTAGACCGCAAGGGAGCAAATGAAGAATTTAAGACAAATGGCAAGTCGTTGACTCAGTTGCCTCTTGCTGTGCTGGTAGATGGCAATTCGGCATCGGCTAGCGAAATTCTCTCTGGGGCGCTGAAGGATAATGGTCGTGCGAAGATTATCGGCTCTCAAACTTTTGGGAAGGCGCTAGTTCAGTCGGTGCATTCTCTGAGTGATGGTTCTGGTTTAGCTGTGACGATTGCTCACTACTACACGCCAAAGGGAACGGATATCAGCCAGAAAGGGGTTACTCCTGATGTCAAGATTGACTTGAACGACGACCAGCGCAAGCGTCTTGGCAGTAATCCGACGTTACTGGGAACTCAGGAAGATCCGCAATATGCCCGCGCGATCGCTGAGTTGGAAAATACTAAACTCGCCCAGCCGGGTAAGCCCCAATTACCGCGATCGCTCAGCGTCCGGTAAATTAGGCAATCATGTAAAAGGCAAAATGTAGAGAGGTTAAATTTAATCTCTCTACTTTTGGTTTTTAGCCTTTAATTTGGTTGACCAAGTGAACAAGCTCTGGCAAAATAAGCTTCTCAATTGCAAGTCTAACGGCGTTGCTGGAACCGGGAACAGAGAAGACCAGCTTGCTTTGATAAACGCCAGCAACAGCGCGAGATGCGATCGCCCGTGAACCAATTTCTTGATAACTCAGAAAGCGGAACAACTCGCCAAAACCAGGCAAAGTTTTTGAGAGTTCTTTCTCTAGAGCATCGTAGGTCGTGTCTCTCGGTGCGATCCCAGTGCCACCATTGAAAATTAAAGCATCTAGATCCGGGCGTTGACCTAGGGTTGCTAGCAGCGCCCGAATTTGCGTAGGTTCATCTTTGAGAAGGGCGTACTCCCCAATTGCGTGACCTGCATTTTGGAGTAACTGCTTAATTAACTGACCGCTAGTATCTGTTTCGGGCGATCGCGTATCGCTAACGGTAATGACAGCGCAAGTTACTGTCATCCCCTTTATATCAGGGTGAGGCAGGTTAGTCATACAAGCAAGAGTTTTGAGTTTTTAATTTCCAACCCTAACTCAAAACTCAAAATCTATTTAGGATTTGCTAAATTCTAAACCATTCTCTTCGGCATACCGCTGCATGAAGCGCATAAAGCGATTCCATTCATCTTCTGACTTCATCAGGTAAACCGCTTGTAAATCTCTAGCTTGACCATTGACAAATATGCCTTTGACTTCTCTGGTCACTATTTCGCCTTCTTCGTCAATCATGTACATCCCGGTGATTTCTTCCGCGCTTTCGCTGTTGAAGGCGTTGGGAGTTTGAAAATAAAACGTCGCAGTACCTTGATTGCCATCCCGCGAACGGGTTAGCTTTACATCCGGTATAACTTCTTCTTTGAGTCCTCTGGCAAACTGAATTTCCGCCATAATGGTACGACTAAATTTTTATAATGGTCAATTTAATATCATCTCATCATTTAGAAGAGAACTGCACTGTCTAGCTTCTACTGGCTTGGGCTGATTCCAAAAAGTAGTTGTAGGGTCAATGTGGGATCGGGCAGACCTAACCGCTCTCATAACCTCTTGACACCGCCCGATCCCTCTGCTAACGTCAATGGTTAAAGGTATGTAATAAATTTTCAGATTTATAGGTCTTACAAATGTTCAGCAGCAGTTTTTACTTTTATTGGTTTAACGCGGTTCACCGGGAGTGAATCCAATGTCCCCATTGGAACCGCCTAGTGAACCGCAGAACAAACTCTGCGGTTTTTTTTGTTTTTTCAAGGATTGGATTTTAATCGTGATGACCTATTTCAGTAGCTGGTTTTATGGCTTTTACTTTTGGCCCAGAGCAAATTCCGGGTAAATAGCGTCATGTCGATAAATCGTCCAGCGCCCGGAACTTGCAATCAGGTTCCGGGCTTTTTGTTTTGTCAACATCACATTTTTTTCTAAGGAGAATCGAACCATGATCAACGCTAAACTTGCCTCACAATCTCACTCTAATCACCAAACCGTTGTCAAACTTTCCGAAAAAGTCAGCTTCGGTGGAGAAGACGTGGTTATTATCGGCGGCCCCTGTACAGTGGAAAGCTGGGATCAGATGGAAACTGTTGCTAGTCATCTCGCCGCTGCACCCGTTCAGGCTTTGCGCGGTGGTGTCTACAAACCCCGCACCTCTCCCTATGCTTTTCAAGGAATGGGAGTGGAAGGATTGCAGATTTTGGCTTCGGTGCGATCGCGTTACTCGATCCCCGTCGTCACAGAAGTCATGTCAATTGGGCAAATAGAAGCTGTTGCGACCCATGCTGATATGCTGCAAATTGGTAGCCGCAATATGCAAAACTTCGATTTGCTAAAAGCTTTGGGAGAAGCTGGTAAACCAATACTACTCAAGCGTGGGTTAGCCTCTACTATTGAAGAATTTGTCATGGCGGCAGAATATATTTTAAGCCACGGCAATCCGGATGTGGTGCTGTGCGAACGGGGTATCCGCAGTTTCGATAACTATACGCGCAATGTGCTGGATTTAGGCGCAGTAGTGGCTTTGAAGCAGATAACGCACTTGCCAGTCATCGTAGATCCTTCCCATGCGGTAGGTAAGCGGGAATTGGTAGCACCTTTGGCGAAGGCTGCGATCGCGTGTGGCGCAGATGGGTTAATTATTGAATGTCACCCAGAACCCGAAAAATCGGTTTCCGATGCCCGTCAGGCGCTTTCTTTAGAAGATATGGTGAGTCTAGTTCACAGCTTAAGACCTGTAGCAGCGGCTGTCGGGCGTAATATATCTGAAGTAGGGGCGGGTTTGAAATCTGCCCCTGTTCATTTTTCTGTCAAGACTTGTGAAGCGATCGCTTAATATCATACCCTCTTCCTCTCGTTCCCAGGTTCAGCTTGGGAACCAGGGTAGAGAGTATTACATAACTTCCTTATTTTTGGTTCTTACTCGCTGATATAACTCCTCCATCGTTTCAATAAAAGAACTATCTTTCTTCCAAAAAGGCGGGAAATCTCCCTGTTTTTTAATCAAAATCGCTGGCAAACTTGCTGGCGATACTGCTTCCACAGTTTGTGGTAATCGCTTAGTCCCTAGCCAAAACTCTCTAGGATTTATCTTTTCAGCAATTTGTACTTTTTCTAGGGGAGTATAGTAAGACGCTGAGGTTTCTAAAGGAATTTCTTTTGCCGTTAGTTCGATGGATAAAACTTGTCCTAAAGGAGATTTTGCCAGTTCTGCTTGCAAGGCTTCTTTAGATAAACCCCTGAGTTCAAATAATAAAAACGGGTTGTGGTCTAATTGGGACGCTACCACGTAGTAAACCCCAGCAATGTGTTTACAAGGATTAGCGTAATCTGGACAGGAACAACTGGTTTTAAAGTCTTTTTGGCTGTGAGGTAAAAGATGTAATCCCAAATCAGCAAAAGCCTCTTCAATATTATCAGGAACCTCATTCATCAGCAGCTTAGAAACAAAGCTGGCTTTTGATGAAATATATTTAATTGCTTTCGACCAGTTAGCCTTATCAATTGGTTTAATTTCGATATTAATGCTATATTTTGGCTCTTTATATACTCCAAAATAGGGATTGACTGAACCTCTAACAGTAGCAGTTATTTCGTTTTGGTCAATTTTGTATTTGAGAACTTTTCCATTACTCGCATAGGAACGTCCGCGTCCTAATCTAGCGGAATCGCTGAAAGATTCTAAGGCTAGAATAAAGCGTTTACCCCACCAGGTACGGCTAAATTGCGTCATAATAGTTTACTCCAAAATTGCGGCTTTATTGAGTGAAATTAGTTGTTTAAAAGCTTCATTATCAAGTTCTGTAAGCCAAGCTTCATCAGCACCAACCACAGCAGATGACAACTTTTTCTTATCTTCTATCATTTTGTCGATGCGTTCTTCTAAGGTGCCGATAGCAACGAATTTGTGAACAAACACATTTTTCTTTTGACCAATACGAAAAGCTCTATCTGTGGCTTGGTCTTCGACTGCGGGGTTCCACCAACGGTCAAAATGAAAGACGTGATTAGCTTTTGTGAGGGTAATACCTACGCCACCAGCTTTTAAGGAGAGAATAAATACCGAAGGTTCTGTTTCTGGGTTTTGAAACTCAGCTATCATTTGCTCTCGCTTGTTGCGATTGGTGCCTCCATGAATGTAATAGGTGTTGTAGTGACAAGTGTGTTTCAGATATTTTTCTAAGGAGTCGCAAACTTCTTTAAACTGGCTAAAAATTAACATACTTTCGCCTTCAGAAATGGCTTCTTCGACCATTTCTGCCAGACGACCGAGTTTATGCGATCGCTCAACTGAAAACTCGCTTCCATCCTGTAAAAATTGCGCTGGATGATTGCAAATTTGTTTTAGCCTCAGTAAGGTTGACAAAATTAACCCTTTGCGCTGAATCCCTTCAGAATTATTAATTTTTTCGCTTACATCTTTAACGACTGCCTCGTACAGCGAAGCTTGTTCTTTAGTTAAATTACAATATAATTTTTGTTCAACCTTGTCTGGCAAATCGTTGATAATTGATTGGTCAGTCTTCACCCGGCGTAAAATGAACGGTTCTACCAACTTTTTTAATGTCGTAGACTTCACCTTATTATTATCTTTTTGAATTGGAATTTCAAAAGACTTGCGAAACTGTGCTTCTTTACCCAAATAACCAGGATTTAAAAAGTTGAAAATTGACCATAAATCTAGTAAGCGGTTTTCTACTGGAGTCCCCGTCAAAGCTAGTCGATGTGTAGCTGGCAACTTTAAAATTGCCTTAGTTTGGGCCGCTTTAGGATTTTTAATATTTTGCGCCTCATCCAACACCAATCGATGCCAGTTCACACTTTCCAAAAGTTTTTCATCTTTTCGAGCCAAAGTAAATGAAGTAATAACAACATCGTGATTCAGAGAAGCTGCTTTAAACTCCGCTACTTGTTGAATGCGGTTACTACCATGATGCACCATTGCTTGCAGATGGGGAGCAAACTTTTCAATTTCTTTTTGCCAGTTTCCGACAACTGAGGTAGGTGCAATTAATAAAGTTGGTAAAATTGATGGTGTCGATTCTTTTTCATTCACCAATCTAGCAATCACCTGAACCGACTTTCCCAGTCCCATATCATCTGCGAGACAACCATTTAAACCCAGGTTTTCCAGATATTGCAACCAGGACACGCCTCGCTTTTGATATTCGCGTAAATTTCCCTGCAACTGCGGCGGATTTTCAATTGGTTCCAGCTTGCTTTTATCTTGCAACTTTGCCATCATTTCCGCCAAAGTCTGGTCATGTTCTACTTCTAATTCATTTTCTGATTCTGCGGCTAGTTTCATCAAATCTGTCAGCGTCATTTCTGGCTGATCTTTGGCATTATTTTGCCAAAATTCCAGCATTTGCTGCATTTTTTCTTGGTCTAACTCTATCCACTGACCGCGAAATTGCACCAGTGGACTTTTGGCGTTTACAAGTTGCTGCCATTCTTTTTCAGTAACAGTTTGACCGCCGATTGCTAGTTCGTATTGATATTGCACAATTGAGTCTAAACTGAAGTATCCTTTACTAGCAGCTTTAGTTTGACCTTTAGGACGAGAGGAAGTTTTCAGGCGAATTTTAGCTTTGCGGCGACCTTCCGGTGTCCACCAAGCGGGAACGATGACTTTGTAACCGGAATCTTCTAATATCCAGGCGCTTTCTTTGAGAAATTCAAAGGCTTCTGCTAAATTTAGTGGCAAACCTATAGGTTGGTCAGTTTCCAATCCCTGCCAAAGTTTAGGATACATCCGTGCTGCATATCCCAGATTCAACAATAGGTTATTTTCAAAATCCTTGCCAAAATATTTTTGTAGGTCTTTTTTTTGTTTCTGACCCAGTTGCCAATATTCAGCTAAGGAAAGTTTTAAGGATGGGTCTTGTTTAGCTGTAGCCAAAAATTGAATTTGCCAGTTATCTACATTATCAGCAGCGGCTTCTTTTAACTGGAAGCAGAGGTAAAAATTACCTGGATTTTGGCTGCGGGTTAATTTGTCTTTCCAAGCGTACCATTGTTTGTATTCTTCTAGTGCTTGGTCGGTAGTTTGCGGGTTTTTTCTTTCTGGATAAAGGCAACCGTAGAGGATGGTGTCTGTAATCTGTTGATCGAATTTGGCAGTGGAGGGTGTATGGGTAACGATTTCATTGAGCAAACATTCGGAAAAATTGCGGAGGAATGTTTCTTTTGAATAAAATTCAACTGTTGTGCTGAAGGTGGCAGAGCCAGCAGCGCAGACTAAAGGCATATACTCTACAAATTTTTCAATTAGTAACTCGTACTTTTCCGAGATAATTTCCCAGCCTGAATAAATTTCAAAAGTATTTGTTTGTTTCCGCTTTCCTTTTGTTGCGGCAGGGAGTTCGCGATATTTGAGCGCGGGAATATATTGGTCTTTGAGGATAATTTCTTTAAATGATTGGGTGTAGTGATACCAAAATAATAGGTCTGAGCCGATGAGGATTTCTGAGGAATTATGTAAAGCTAAAAAGTGAATATCATTTATTATTTTGATAATATTGCTTACCCTATCATAGCTAGAAGTGCCAGCTTTTAATATGGTATTCACTTCATAAGCATCAACTTCCCAATAGAGAAAGCCTTCATAGTCTTCTTCAACTTCAGCTTCTAAATATTTCGTTAATTCAGGAGATGGTAAAGGTTGGTTGTTGGCGGTGGGAAAGGCAAAATATTGGGGAGAAATATTTTCGCTAATCTTATGTCTGGATGCTGCTGCGATGCCTAGTTCATTACTGAGGAAGGCTTCCAAGTCGGATTCGCGAAGATGATAGGGATGAATTGGGTGTTTGGCGTTGCGGCGTTTTGGGACAACGGGAGTTTCTACCCACAGGTAAAATGCACCAGTTTGGATGAAGCTAGCTTCTGCCTTGGGAATCCATGTGCCGTGGAGGATTTTCATAGGTAGATGCGGGGTGAGTTTGATGAAATTTTAGCTGGTTAAAAGAGCAATCCCTAGCGAGATTGGTATTCTAATCATTAAAAAATGTAACAATTAAAGCAAAAGTCGTTTAAAAAAGCTGAGTTCTAATGAAAGACAAAGATTATTCTTGGAAAGGTAGCCCAAATGCCGGATTTGTACTCACTATCTTGGCGGTGATAGGTGCTTTAGCAGTAATACTGGTAGGCTTTAGCGGCTAGTTGTCTTTAAAGTCTCCTCATGTCCGCAGCAATAAAAGTTTTTCCCGATTTGTCCCCGACTGGCGGGGAGTTGGGACAGCAAAGGGCAAAAATTAAGGGGTAGGCGAGGGAGGGGATAGCGATCGCTAATCTCCTCTCTCGCTGAACTTGCTTATAAATATAAATCTGTTCGCCGCTCTAGTCTAGGTGGCGTACCCCCAAAAATAAAAACGCCCAACAAGAACTTGAGGGCGTCGATCATCAGGGTGCATCTACTAAATTAACTATAACCTCTCTGAGGGGTGACACCCCCCACCCCGCAATATTTGTAACAAAACTTAATATATCGCCGATAGTGGCTGCCGGTGGTAAGATTCCCGTCTGGTATCTAGCGGCTAGGGAAACCATCCTTTGTCTAAATTTCCTCTGATAACGCGATCGCTTTAAACGCTATATACAAGCAAAAAAATCAAACTCCTCTACTACTATCTTGGCGTTATGAGAGCGTTTAATTTTTTGGCTGAAGTTTTTTCTGTTTCCGTTTAGGTCAGTCATTATCGTTCTCATTCACGCCGGTTCCTATTCGCCAAGCACTATCAAGCATAATTTTAAAATCTGATCTATACTGATTCCTCAGTGTATCTAAGTCATTAACTGATAAACCTTATCCAATTGGGTGATGACAACAGGAGGCGGCTAGAGAAAAATGAGTAATAACCGTCAGTAATGACTCTAAAAAAGCGTACTTTTTAAACGGAGTAGCGTGTATATTCTAGTTCGAGAGGTGACAGGTAATGTCCTTACTTTTTCTGATCCCCTTGGTGATATCGCTAGGTTTAGCCTACCTAGTCTTGGAAAACTCCCATGACGAAATCGCCAAACTCGCTGCATCAGCAGCGATTGTTAGTCTGATTGTGTGTTTGCTGTTTTCACCGTGGCAACTCCAGCTTTTGCTTCTGATGTGGGTTGTAACCAGCACAAGGCGGTTTTCCCTGCCAAATCAGAATAAATTTAGGTAAGACGATAATTTATCACCTTTCTCATCAAGCAAAGAAATTGAATCCAGCCCCGGCATTTATTTAAGACTGGACTGAGTAACGTTTACACTTACCTATAGGATATAGGTGCGGCGTGGGTCTTAATCCCTATTAGGGATTGAAATATTATTGTGGGGATACAGGAGACTCAACTGCCCCTAAAGCTTTCAAAGTGGCGATAGTCGCCTCAGTTAAACCACTAACACCAGTAATATTCATTTTTTCATAAGGGCGATCGCTTCTTAGCGTCTGCAAACACTCACCAGTCTGCATATCCCAAAGCTTAATCGTCTCATCTTTGCTGCCACTGGCTAAAATCTGCCCATCGGGACTGAAAGCAACTGAATATACCGCCAAACTATGTCCTGGCAATTTGATATACTTACCTGTTGCCACATCCCAGAGTTTCACCTTGGGGTCAGTGCTACCACAGGCTAGAACACCATCAGGGCTGAAAGCCAGCGACCATATTCCATGACTACCTTCTGGCAAAGTTTTTAAGCAGCGACCTGTCACCGCATCCCATAGGGTGATAGTTTCGTCACTGCTGCTACTAGCCAGAATCTTACCATCGGGACTGAAAGCAACTGAATGTACCCAACTGATATGTTGCTGGCATACGTGCAGACATTTGCCTGTTTTCACATCCCATAGCCTTACCGTAAAATCTTGAGAACCACTGGCAAGTATAGAACCGTCCGGGCTAAAGCTAACTGCATAGACTACATCAGAATGCCCCTGCAAAGTTTTTAACTCGACACCTGTAGCAACATCCCAAAGCTTCACCTCGCGGTACGAACTAACAGCCAAAGTTTTTCCATCTGGACTGAAAGCAACAGACCATACTCCATCAATATGCCCTTGGGAAACTCTAATGCAGCCACCTGTTGCCACATCCCAGAAACGTACCGTTTGGTCATAACTAGCACTGACCACAATTTGACCATCAGGGCTGAAACTAACTGCCAAAATTCCATTACTGTGTCCCAGCAAAGTTTTGATGCAGCGACCTGTTGCCACATCCCAAAGACGTACCTTTTGGTCATAACCGCCACTAGCCAAAATTTGACCATCCAAACTGAAGCTAATTGACTTTATCCAACTGATACGTCCTTGCAAAGTTTTGATGCAGCGACCTGTGGAGACATCCCACAGTTTTACAGT
Coding sequences within:
- the ctpB gene encoding carboxyl-terminal processing protease CtpB, which codes for MNPSPKNFSRLHVALFGGAIATTAALSLFGPSVRAALQESPKSVVDEAWQIVNREYVDGTFNQVDWQATRQDLLSKNYATREEAYKAIRVALEKLEDPYTRFLDPKQYQALTSQTSGELSGVGLKLELDEKTKDLTVVEPIENSPALKAGIKPGDKILAINGKTTKGMSVEAAANLIRGEVGTKVTLKISSEGRDKDVALTRAQIELAAVRSSVKQEGKIRVGYIRLNEFSAHAAEQMRRSIKTLNNDKVDAFVLDLRGNPGGLLHSSVEIAQMWMDKGAIVRTVDRKGANEEFKTNGKSLTQLPLAVLVDGNSASASEILSGALKDNGRAKIIGSQTFGKALVQSVHSLSDGSGLAVTIAHYYTPKGTDISQKGVTPDVKIDLNDDQRKRLGSNPTLLGTQEDPQYARAIAELENTKLAQPGKPQLPRSLSVR
- a CDS encoding molybdenum cofactor synthesis domain-containing protein, whose amino-acid sequence is MTNLPHPDIKGMTVTCAVITVSDTRSPETDTSGQLIKQLLQNAGHAIGEYALLKDEPTQIRALLATLGQRPDLDALIFNGGTGIAPRDTTYDALEKELSKTLPGFGELFRFLSYQEIGSRAIASRAVAGVYQSKLVFSVPGSSNAVRLAIEKLILPELVHLVNQIKG
- the psb28 gene encoding photosystem II reaction center protein Psb28, with amino-acid sequence MAEIQFARGLKEEVIPDVKLTRSRDGNQGTATFYFQTPNAFNSESAEEITGMYMIDEEGEIVTREVKGIFVNGQARDLQAVYLMKSEDEWNRFMRFMQRYAEENGLEFSKS
- the aroF gene encoding 3-deoxy-7-phosphoheptulonate synthase, translating into MINAKLASQSHSNHQTVVKLSEKVSFGGEDVVIIGGPCTVESWDQMETVASHLAAAPVQALRGGVYKPRTSPYAFQGMGVEGLQILASVRSRYSIPVVTEVMSIGQIEAVATHADMLQIGSRNMQNFDLLKALGEAGKPILLKRGLASTIEEFVMAAEYILSHGNPDVVLCERGIRSFDNYTRNVLDLGAVVALKQITHLPVIVDPSHAVGKRELVAPLAKAAIACGADGLIIECHPEPEKSVSDARQALSLEDMVSLVHSLRPVAAAVGRNISEVGAGLKSAPVHFSVKTCEAIA
- a CDS encoding SWIM zinc finger family protein, encoding MTQFSRTWWGKRFILALESFSDSARLGRGRSYASNGKVLKYKIDQNEITATVRGSVNPYFGVYKEPKYSINIEIKPIDKANWSKAIKYISSKASFVSKLLMNEVPDNIEEAFADLGLHLLPHSQKDFKTSCSCPDYANPCKHIAGVYYVVASQLDHNPFLLFELRGLSKEALQAELAKSPLGQVLSIELTAKEIPLETSASYYTPLEKVQIAEKINPREFWLGTKRLPQTVEAVSPASLPAILIKKQGDFPPFWKKDSSFIETMEELYQRVRTKNKEVM
- a CDS encoding DEAD/DEAH box helicase; this translates as MKILHGTWIPKAEASFIQTGAFYLWVETPVVPKRRNAKHPIHPYHLRESDLEAFLSNELGIAAASRHKISENISPQYFAFPTANNQPLPSPELTKYLEAEVEEDYEGFLYWEVDAYEVNTILKAGTSSYDRVSNIIKIINDIHFLALHNSSEILIGSDLLFWYHYTQSFKEIILKDQYIPALKYRELPAATKGKRKQTNTFEIYSGWEIISEKYELLIEKFVEYMPLVCAAGSATFSTTVEFYSKETFLRNFSECLLNEIVTHTPSTAKFDQQITDTILYGCLYPERKNPQTTDQALEEYKQWYAWKDKLTRSQNPGNFYLCFQLKEAAADNVDNWQIQFLATAKQDPSLKLSLAEYWQLGQKQKKDLQKYFGKDFENNLLLNLGYAARMYPKLWQGLETDQPIGLPLNLAEAFEFLKESAWILEDSGYKVIVPAWWTPEGRRKAKIRLKTSSRPKGQTKAASKGYFSLDSIVQYQYELAIGGQTVTEKEWQQLVNAKSPLVQFRGQWIELDQEKMQQMLEFWQNNAKDQPEMTLTDLMKLAAESENELEVEHDQTLAEMMAKLQDKSKLEPIENPPQLQGNLREYQKRGVSWLQYLENLGLNGCLADDMGLGKSVQVIARLVNEKESTPSILPTLLIAPTSVVGNWQKEIEKFAPHLQAMVHHGSNRIQQVAEFKAASLNHDVVITSFTLARKDEKLLESVNWHRLVLDEAQNIKNPKAAQTKAILKLPATHRLALTGTPVENRLLDLWSIFNFLNPGYLGKEAQFRKSFEIPIQKDNNKVKSTTLKKLVEPFILRRVKTDQSIINDLPDKVEQKLYCNLTKEQASLYEAVVKDVSEKINNSEGIQRKGLILSTLLRLKQICNHPAQFLQDGSEFSVERSHKLGRLAEMVEEAISEGESMLIFSQFKEVCDSLEKYLKHTCHYNTYYIHGGTNRNKREQMIAEFQNPETEPSVFILSLKAGGVGITLTKANHVFHFDRWWNPAVEDQATDRAFRIGQKKNVFVHKFVAIGTLEERIDKMIEDKKKLSSAVVGADEAWLTELDNEAFKQLISLNKAAILE